A genomic region of Trichothermofontia sichuanensis B231 contains the following coding sequences:
- a CDS encoding nSTAND1 domain-containing NTPase, with protein sequence MSLSIYPPLHPIYPDEWSSVPFDLQAPRQPSPLHRDQSSPWHCPYPGLATFTQDSPHFLFGRQATLQLLLTHLRQFNVFPLIGPVGSGKSSFLEVALLPELAHQGWRILGPLRTAGDVLETLLPTLQRWVSTIAAPHPIPIGIGTPSPISPRTLIAIDPLGTPSSSKGACSHPLRGFLEGLIQLTASSQGQVAVVVTVRSEDLDGWFCSSPLIQVLQHQAVWLPPLAPNEWIDAITKPAQLQGYCLEAGLLDRLLADRYHESQPLPLVQIALLQLWQRRDRCRRQLLHSRYNEMGRLAGAVNTYAEQIYATLSPAEQVWTQRLCLALVDRGPTGDRCRCPRALADLLALGSLSHQQAQIRQVITRLKEAGLLSVHPSVPPGQSFELATGCPRVWVALSQEILCDRWQRLNHWLTTHPLTVEPMLQKVAPFPAPVPATQSAITPPPNIGDSPAKTLPEYPGLRPRGWPVLDPVSPSAPVPGPVTVPSLPALADLKDRLAAHPVAGALLILAAANHAPHWLSPGDWLSFKGLLRQVLEVTRERYCFQAHPAGVTSFALSPEGTWLVSGGADGILGRWDCQGRALLPLIPGHQDLVAAIAVSPTGDLMVSGSWDGTLRLWDLAGNAIAEPFRGHTDLITAVTFSADGAFILSASADGSLRLWDRYGNLRQDFWQIAPDGVMAVACSPDGTTIAVGTIQGTLSLWTLSGQMSVPPITAHTAAITALAFSPDSQVIVSASSDGTLRLWDRQGQALGLPFQGHRDSVEAVAFSPDGQMILSGGADMTLRLWDRGGHLLSPPLVGHTDDVEAVAFSPDGHQALSASADGTIRVWDIWGNRLGPHLRGHEDVVEAIAFSPDGTQLISGGWDRTLRVWDLQNPTSPALWLGHTDFIAAVTFSHDGRLVASSSWDGKVYLWNRSGDCLHHYCLESAVAIACVCFSQDDQWLWAGSADGRIYRWSVAAQQPVARFAFQGHTHYVADLAVSPDGSYFLSASADGTLRRWDRDGHPIGHPFHGHTAAVTGVAISPDGHLIASGGWDGTLRLWDPQGQAIATLSQDGQLPISALTFSPDGSQMLVGYTNGSFCLWDVAAQAPIGSPCQAHTDFVSAVAFSPDGQKIAMSSADRTISLWRGGNWSDWLQAARDRLRYHPQAQKLRVDQ encoded by the coding sequence ATGTCTCTATCCATCTACCCTCCCCTTCATCCAATTTACCCAGACGAATGGTCATCGGTTCCGTTTGATCTCCAGGCGCCTCGCCAGCCTTCACCCCTGCACCGGGATCAGTCCTCGCCCTGGCACTGCCCTTACCCCGGCCTTGCAACTTTTACTCAAGACTCACCCCATTTCCTCTTTGGGCGGCAAGCAACCTTACAGTTGTTGTTAACACATCTCCGTCAATTCAATGTTTTTCCCTTGATCGGCCCAGTGGGCAGTGGCAAATCGTCCTTCCTTGAAGTTGCCTTACTCCCGGAACTTGCCCACCAGGGTTGGCGAATTCTTGGCCCGCTGCGGACGGCGGGGGATGTCCTGGAGACTCTCCTCCCAACCTTACAAAGGTGGGTGTCGACGATCGCGGCCCCCCACCCAATACCGATCGGTATCGGTACCCCGTCCCCTATCTCCCCCCGCACCTTGATTGCGATCGACCCCCTAGGAACACCGTCGTCCTCCAAAGGCGCTTGCTCACACCCGCTTAGGGGATTTCTGGAGGGATTGATCCAGCTCACTGCTTCATCCCAAGGACAGGTTGCGGTTGTGGTTACGGTGCGATCGGAGGATCTCGATGGGTGGTTTTGCAGTAGCCCTCTGATTCAAGTCCTGCAACATCAAGCGGTTTGGCTCCCTCCCCTCGCTCCCAATGAGTGGATCGATGCCATTACCAAACCCGCCCAACTGCAAGGCTATTGTCTGGAAGCAGGTTTACTCGACCGGTTACTGGCGGACAGATACCACGAAAGTCAGCCCTTACCCCTGGTGCAAATTGCCCTGCTGCAATTGTGGCAACGCCGCGATCGGTGTCGGCGACAACTCTTGCACTCGCGGTACAACGAGATGGGCCGCTTAGCGGGTGCGGTGAACACCTATGCCGAGCAGATCTATGCAACCCTATCCCCTGCTGAGCAAGTCTGGACCCAACGTCTTTGTCTAGCGTTGGTTGATCGCGGGCCGACCGGTGACCGATGCCGTTGCCCCCGTGCCTTGGCTGACCTGTTGGCCTTGGGTTCCCTATCCCACCAGCAGGCTCAAATTCGCCAGGTGATCACTCGCCTCAAGGAGGCTGGTTTGCTCTCGGTGCACCCCTCGGTTCCCCCAGGACAATCGTTCGAGCTGGCTACGGGATGCCCCAGGGTATGGGTGGCGTTGAGTCAGGAAATCCTCTGCGATCGGTGGCAACGACTGAACCATTGGTTGACCACGCATCCCCTCACCGTCGAGCCGATGCTCCAGAAAGTCGCACCGTTCCCAGCCCCGGTTCCCGCCACCCAATCTGCCATCACACCGCCCCCGAACATTGGCGACTCTCCGGCGAAGACGCTACCTGAATATCCCGGCCTCCGACCACGGGGCTGGCCTGTGCTCGACCCAGTTTCGCCGTCCGCCCCTGTCCCTGGACCAGTTACCGTGCCGTCACTCCCTGCCCTCGCCGATCTCAAGGATCGCCTTGCAGCTCACCCCGTCGCAGGGGCACTCCTGATCCTGGCTGCTGCTAACCATGCCCCTCATTGGCTGTCCCCTGGGGATTGGCTGTCCTTCAAAGGCTTGCTTCGCCAAGTCCTGGAGGTGACCCGTGAACGCTATTGTTTCCAGGCTCACCCAGCCGGTGTCACATCCTTTGCCCTTAGTCCTGAGGGGACCTGGCTGGTTTCCGGGGGAGCGGACGGTATCTTGGGTCGCTGGGATTGCCAGGGTCGGGCACTCCTCCCCCTGATACCAGGCCATCAGGATTTGGTCGCGGCAATCGCCGTTAGCCCCACGGGGGACTTGATGGTTTCGGGCAGTTGGGATGGAACGCTGCGCCTGTGGGACTTGGCCGGTAACGCGATCGCGGAACCGTTCCGAGGCCACACCGACCTGATTACCGCCGTGACCTTTAGCGCCGATGGTGCGTTCATTCTCTCGGCGAGTGCGGATGGTAGTCTACGCCTGTGGGATCGGTACGGGAACCTGCGCCAGGACTTCTGGCAAATTGCTCCCGATGGGGTGATGGCCGTGGCCTGTAGCCCCGATGGCACCACGATCGCAGTGGGAACGATCCAGGGAACCCTGAGCCTCTGGACCCTGAGTGGTCAGATGAGCGTGCCACCCATCACTGCCCATACGGCAGCGATTACGGCGTTAGCCTTTAGCCCCGATAGTCAGGTGATTGTTTCCGCCAGTAGTGACGGCACCCTGCGGCTATGGGATCGGCAGGGACAGGCGCTCGGCCTGCCTTTCCAGGGTCATCGTGATAGTGTGGAAGCCGTTGCCTTTAGCCCCGATGGCCAGATGATCCTGTCGGGGGGGGCGGACATGACCCTGCGCCTATGGGATCGCGGGGGGCATCTGCTCAGCCCACCGCTGGTCGGCCACACCGATGACGTGGAAGCCGTTGCCTTCAGCCCCGACGGTCACCAAGCCCTATCCGCCAGTGCCGATGGCACGATCCGCGTATGGGATATTTGGGGCAATCGTCTGGGTCCCCACCTGCGAGGCCATGAGGATGTGGTGGAAGCGATCGCCTTTAGCCCCGATGGCACTCAACTGATATCAGGAGGGTGGGATCGCACCCTCCGCGTGTGGGACCTCCAGAATCCAACCTCCCCTGCCCTGTGGCTCGGCCATACGGATTTTATCGCAGCCGTTACCTTCAGTCATGATGGCCGCCTGGTGGCTTCCAGTAGCTGGGATGGCAAGGTCTATCTCTGGAACCGATCGGGCGATTGCCTGCATCATTATTGCCTAGAGAGTGCCGTTGCGATCGCCTGTGTGTGTTTTAGCCAGGATGACCAGTGGTTATGGGCGGGGAGTGCGGATGGTCGTATTTACCGTTGGTCCGTGGCGGCTCAGCAACCCGTAGCCCGGTTTGCGTTTCAAGGTCATACCCACTATGTGGCCGACTTAGCAGTTAGCCCCGATGGGAGCTACTTCCTGTCTGCCAGTGCCGATGGCACCCTCCGCCGCTGGGATCGGGACGGCCACCCCATCGGCCACCCCTTCCACGGGCATACGGCGGCGGTGACGGGGGTAGCCATTAGCCCCGATGGTCACCTGATCGCCTCTGGTGGCTGGGATGGAACGCTCCGGCTATGGGACCCCCAGGGGCAGGCCATTGCCACATTATCCCAGGACGGGCAACTCCCAATCTCCGCCCTCACCTTCAGTCCCGATGGCAGCCAGATGCTTGTGGGTTACACCAATGGGAGTTTTTGCCTCTGGGATGTGGCCGCCCAAGCCCCGATCGGTTCTCCCTGTCAGGCCCATACCGATTTTGTATCAGCCGTTGCCTTTAGCCCCGATGGCCAGAAGATTGCCATGAGTAGCGCCGATCGCACGATCAGCCTCTGGCGGGGCGGCAATTGGTCAGATTGGTTACAAGCCGCTCGCGATCGCCTGCGGTATCATCCCCAAGCCCAAAAGTTGCGAGTGGATCAGTAG
- the xseA gene encoding exodeoxyribonuclease VII large subunit → MNSLDPILESALSVGGLTAYIQSLLEDDPRLHQVWVTGEVSSANPHPSGIFFTLQDPATQASIQAVVWRAQVARLTTSPAVGVQVIVLGQVQVYPARGQYRLVVWQLLPAGEGLLALRYRQLRQRLAAEGLFALERKRALPAHPQTIAVVTSPQAAAWGDIQRTLKQRYPGLRVLLSPAIVQGEQAPATIVAAIERVIQDGRAEVLILARGGGASEDLACFNDERVIRAVALCPIPVVAGIGHQRDESLADLAADVCAHTPTAAAEQAVPRWADLWAAHQRRWQALQQALQAAYLGEQGHLQQLRARLQRLQLDRTLQQHQQTTTWLRQRLVQATQQTYQQADQQCQHLQQRLQTLDPQAVLARGYAVVRQETGEIVRTTQSLTPAQSVVIQLATGQVRATITEILS, encoded by the coding sequence GTGAATTCTCTGGATCCAATCCTTGAATCAGCGCTATCTGTAGGTGGCTTAACCGCCTATATTCAATCCTTGTTAGAAGACGACCCCCGCCTACATCAAGTCTGGGTAACGGGGGAAGTCTCCAGTGCCAACCCCCACCCCAGCGGCATCTTTTTCACACTACAAGATCCGGCCACCCAGGCGAGCATCCAGGCGGTGGTCTGGCGCGCTCAGGTTGCTCGCCTAACCACCTCACCCGCCGTCGGGGTACAGGTGATTGTCCTGGGGCAGGTTCAGGTTTATCCCGCCCGTGGCCAGTATCGCCTAGTCGTCTGGCAACTTTTGCCAGCGGGGGAGGGGTTGTTAGCGCTACGCTACCGGCAACTGCGACAACGGCTGGCCGCTGAAGGCTTATTTGCCCTGGAACGCAAGCGGGCCTTACCGGCCCATCCCCAAACGATCGCCGTAGTTACCTCGCCTCAAGCCGCTGCCTGGGGGGACATTCAACGCACCCTCAAGCAGCGGTATCCTGGTCTGCGGGTCCTGCTATCGCCCGCGATCGTCCAAGGGGAACAGGCCCCCGCGACGATCGTGGCAGCGATCGAGCGGGTGATCCAAGACGGGCGGGCGGAGGTGCTGATTTTGGCGCGGGGGGGTGGGGCTAGCGAGGATCTGGCCTGCTTCAATGACGAACGCGTGATTCGGGCCGTGGCGCTGTGTCCCATTCCGGTCGTGGCGGGGATTGGCCACCAACGGGATGAGTCCCTCGCGGATCTGGCTGCCGACGTCTGTGCCCATACCCCAACGGCAGCAGCCGAGCAAGCGGTGCCGCGGTGGGCGGATCTCTGGGCAGCCCACCAGCGGCGGTGGCAAGCTCTGCAGCAAGCCCTACAGGCAGCCTACCTAGGTGAACAGGGGCATCTTCAGCAATTACGGGCGCGTCTCCAACGCCTTCAGCTCGATCGCACCCTCCAGCAACACCAACAGACCACCACCTGGTTACGTCAGCGCCTCGTGCAGGCGACCCAGCAGACCTACCAGCAGGCGGATCAGCAGTGTCAACATCTGCAACAACGCCTGCAAACCCTGGACCCGCAAGCGGTGTTAGCACGGGGGTATGCAGTAGTCCGTCAGGAAACGGGGGAGATTGTTCGCACCACGCAATCGCTCACCCCCGCCCAAAGCGTGGTGATTCAACTGGCAACGGGGCAAGTGCGGGCAACCATCACCGAAATTCTGTCCTAG
- a CDS encoding sensor histidine kinase yields MIEWHNPVDTQVNQKQLTQITSNIRRTLERETIWRKTVEGIGSVLAVDRCLFCAYPSSNADPTLLIPMQVEVMAEYRQANLPSLMGANLSWLDYPCLPQAITTLKPVVVEQGVLPAGVPVSLLVMATYHQTQPNGLILLVRLLPIAQYESEGKARLSEGDSLRSPSTLSPCQGRLWEQYEIEFVQELAEQVGTAIAHATLFAESQALASELQRVNADLIRQHQALEEARLQAEEARIQAETLSRLKSEFLANTSHELRTPLNGMIGFLKLVLDGMADDPEEQEQFIREAYNSALHLLNVINDILDIAKIEAGKMQLELGPVKLEELFRDVDNKTRLQAEQKHLYFEISLPATRDEIILRGNYQRLFQVMLNLVGNAIKFTHEGGVKIDAEIVKKKIMVHGQELPGYVKVRVADTGIGVSLDQQDKLFQTFSQVDSSRTRQYGGTGLGLAISQKLVEAMGGVVNFYSMGEGLGSTVTFTVPLYQEPVIALGETMKAVDGSAKS; encoded by the coding sequence ATGATCGAGTGGCACAATCCGGTGGATACCCAAGTTAATCAGAAACAGTTGACCCAAATCACCAGCAATATTCGCCGGACCCTGGAACGGGAAACCATTTGGCGAAAGACCGTTGAGGGAATTGGGAGTGTTCTGGCTGTTGATCGGTGCTTGTTTTGTGCCTATCCCTCCTCGAATGCGGATCCGACCTTGCTGATTCCCATGCAGGTTGAGGTAATGGCTGAGTACCGTCAGGCTAATCTACCGAGTCTGATGGGGGCGAATCTATCTTGGCTAGACTATCCCTGCCTGCCTCAGGCGATTACCACGTTAAAGCCAGTGGTGGTCGAGCAAGGGGTGCTGCCAGCAGGCGTACCGGTCTCCCTGTTGGTCATGGCGACCTACCATCAAACCCAGCCCAACGGCCTGATTCTGTTGGTGCGGCTGTTACCGATCGCCCAGTATGAGTCGGAAGGGAAGGCGCGATTGTCCGAGGGAGACAGTCTTCGATCGCCTTCAACCCTCTCCCCCTGCCAAGGGCGACTTTGGGAGCAGTATGAGATTGAATTTGTTCAGGAATTAGCGGAGCAGGTAGGAACTGCGATCGCCCATGCGACCCTCTTTGCCGAAAGTCAGGCCCTTGCCTCGGAACTACAGCGGGTGAATGCGGACCTGATACGTCAGCATCAAGCCCTAGAAGAAGCCCGACTACAAGCCGAGGAAGCACGGATTCAGGCGGAAACCCTCTCCCGGCTCAAAAGTGAATTTCTAGCTAATACGTCCCACGAACTACGCACGCCTCTAAATGGCATGATTGGCTTTCTGAAGCTGGTTCTGGATGGCATGGCAGATGATCCAGAAGAACAGGAACAATTTATACGGGAAGCCTATAATTCTGCTCTACATTTGCTGAATGTGATTAATGATATTCTTGATATTGCTAAAATTGAAGCGGGCAAAATGCAGCTAGAGCTTGGCCCGGTGAAGTTAGAAGAATTATTTAGGGATGTCGATAATAAAACCCGTTTGCAAGCGGAACAGAAGCATCTCTATTTTGAGATTTCACTGCCGGCCACACGGGACGAAATTATTCTACGAGGTAATTATCAACGATTGTTTCAAGTCATGCTCAACCTGGTGGGGAATGCCATTAAATTCACCCATGAGGGCGGGGTTAAGATCGATGCTGAAATTGTGAAAAAAAAGATCATGGTTCACGGCCAGGAGTTACCCGGCTATGTCAAGGTGCGGGTGGCGGATACAGGCATTGGGGTTTCGCTGGATCAGCAGGATAAGCTGTTCCAAACATTTAGCCAGGTTGATAGTTCCCGCACACGCCAGTACGGAGGGACTGGTTTGGGACTGGCGATTTCGCAAAAGTTGGTAGAGGCGATGGGCGGGGTGGTGAACTTCTACAGTATGGGTGAGGGATTGGGATCAACCGTGACGTTTACGGTGCCTCTCTACCAGGAACCGGTCATTGCCTTGGGAGAAACCATGAAGGCAGTCGATGGTTCTGCGAAGTCTTGA
- a CDS encoding Tab2/Atab2 family RNA-binding protein, with product MNTIWELDFYSRPIVDENNKKRWEMLVCESPLTPNRSLDSLFRYSQFCDSSQVNSIWLKAALEAAIAKAEQPPDKIRFFRRQMTNMISRACGELNIPAIASRRTFALWAWLKQREADFYLQQPGYQPGQSPSVQMQPGAAQRLPDALRGEQWRFVSLEAAAFADMADWAIDFGEVFPLALVDLAPNTPIPGLIIYSTRALPLAAWLSGLEVASLQVEGTPPTGLVLQTGASDQWLLVSLRDPTVQQEAQAFEISKKNAQNVHFLAVQSGPESEAFAGFWLLQSLDLP from the coding sequence ATGAATACCATCTGGGAACTGGACTTCTATTCACGTCCGATCGTGGATGAGAATAATAAAAAACGCTGGGAAATGCTGGTGTGCGAGAGTCCGCTTACACCCAACCGTTCCCTGGATAGCCTGTTTCGCTATAGTCAATTTTGCGATAGTAGCCAAGTCAACTCGATCTGGCTGAAGGCGGCCCTGGAGGCAGCGATCGCCAAAGCTGAGCAGCCCCCGGACAAGATTCGCTTCTTTCGGCGGCAGATGACGAACATGATCAGCCGTGCCTGTGGGGAGTTGAATATTCCCGCGATCGCCAGTCGGCGGACGTTTGCTCTCTGGGCTTGGTTGAAACAGCGCGAAGCGGATTTTTATCTCCAACAACCGGGCTACCAACCGGGGCAGTCTCCTTCTGTCCAAATGCAACCAGGGGCTGCCCAACGCCTACCCGATGCGCTGCGAGGGGAACAGTGGCGCTTTGTTTCGCTGGAGGCGGCTGCCTTCGCTGATATGGCTGACTGGGCGATCGATTTTGGCGAAGTATTTCCCCTGGCCTTGGTAGATCTGGCCCCCAATACCCCCATTCCGGGCCTGATTATCTACTCCACACGGGCACTGCCCCTGGCCGCTTGGCTATCTGGCCTTGAGGTTGCGAGTCTCCAAGTGGAGGGAACGCCACCCACGGGTTTAGTGTTGCAAACTGGCGCCAGCGATCAATGGCTGCTGGTCTCTCTGCGTGATCCCACTGTTCAACAGGAGGCGCAAGCCTTTGAAATCAGCAAAAAAAATGCCCAAAATGTGCATTTCCTCGCTGTGCAGTCGGGGCCTGAGTCAGAAGCTTTTGCTGGATTTTGGCTGCTTCAGAGCCTCGATTTGCCGTAA
- a CDS encoding TldD/PmbA family protein codes for MNAKPDSLAEQLIELAIKSGAEAAEVFQSRSFSRPLFFEANRLKQIEVMESEGTALRIWRNGQPGLAVAYGPVAPQVLVDRAIALSALNEPETIDLTPGSVTQYPDLGEAVDVQRLMTWGETAIALVRESYSEAICNAEWECESETTRLLNSQGLDCSYTDITLSGYLSADWVRGDDLLNVSDGQTQRGSLDPVTLAHQIVQRLDWARETAIAPSKRLPVLFTAKAADMLWGTVQAALNGKQVVERASPWSDRLGLPVVSDSITLMQSPTEGPFSCPFDDEGVPTRPITFIRDGILQLFYTDHRMGRALGSGTTGNGFRPGLGSYPTPGIFNLLVKPGGAIADQPGQSLPELIASMDDGIIVDQILGGGAGISGEFSINVDLGYRVRRGEILGRIKDTMVSGNVYTALKQVIKLGGDAEWNGACYTPSLIVGGLSVTGRHTEDD; via the coding sequence ATGAATGCCAAACCCGATTCCCTGGCGGAGCAGTTAATTGAGTTAGCCATCAAGTCTGGTGCTGAGGCCGCCGAAGTGTTTCAAAGCCGGTCTTTCTCGCGTCCTCTGTTCTTTGAGGCCAATCGTCTCAAACAGATTGAGGTCATGGAAAGTGAGGGAACTGCCCTCCGCATCTGGCGTAATGGTCAACCGGGTCTGGCCGTGGCCTATGGTCCTGTCGCCCCCCAAGTGCTGGTTGATCGTGCGATCGCCCTCAGTGCCTTGAACGAACCTGAAACAATTGACCTCACTCCCGGCAGTGTGACCCAGTATCCCGATCTGGGCGAGGCGGTGGATGTGCAACGTTTGATGACTTGGGGCGAAACTGCGATCGCTCTGGTGCGCGAGTCCTACTCGGAGGCAATTTGCAATGCGGAGTGGGAATGTGAATCGGAAACCACTCGCTTGTTGAACTCACAGGGGCTGGATTGTAGCTATACCGATATTACCCTCAGTGGCTATCTGTCAGCAGACTGGGTACGGGGAGACGATTTGTTGAATGTCTCTGACGGCCAAACCCAGCGGGGGAGCCTCGATCCCGTGACCCTCGCTCACCAAATTGTGCAACGTCTAGACTGGGCGCGGGAAACGGCGATCGCGCCGAGCAAACGCCTACCCGTGTTATTTACGGCTAAGGCTGCTGATATGCTCTGGGGCACGGTGCAGGCGGCCCTGAATGGGAAACAGGTGGTGGAGCGGGCGTCCCCTTGGAGCGATCGCCTGGGGCTGCCAGTGGTTTCTGATAGCATTACGCTGATGCAATCACCCACGGAAGGCCCCTTTAGTTGTCCGTTTGATGATGAGGGCGTTCCCACGCGACCAATTACCTTTATTCGGGATGGCATTTTGCAACTCTTTTATACCGATCACCGCATGGGTCGTGCGTTGGGGAGTGGGACCACGGGCAATGGGTTTCGACCGGGTTTAGGGAGTTATCCCACGCCGGGGATATTTAATTTATTGGTGAAGCCGGGGGGGGCGATCGCTGACCAGCCAGGGCAATCGCTCCCCGAATTGATTGCCAGTATGGACGACGGTATTATTGTGGACCAAATTTTGGGGGGTGGGGCAGGGATTTCGGGCGAGTTTTCGATCAATGTGGATTTGGGGTACCGGGTGCGCCGCGGGGAAATTCTGGGTCGAATTAAGGATACGATGGTGTCGGGCAATGTGTATACGGCGTTGAAGCAGGTGATCAAGCTGGGCGGGGATGCGGAATGGAATGGGGCCTGCTATACGCCTTCGTTGATTGTGGGGGGGTTATCGGTGACGGGCCGTCACACGGAGGATGATTAG
- a CDS encoding PDDEXK family nuclease, whose translation MADYWVVNLRAAELMVYRQSCDGDYQLIQHLTTGRISPLAFPDVEINLAHVFAC comes from the coding sequence ATTGCCGATTATTGGGTTGTGAACCTACGGGCGGCAGAACTGATGGTGTATCGCCAGTCCTGTGATGGCGATTATCAACTCATTCAGCATTTAACCACGGGGAGAATTTCACCCCTGGCGTTTCCAGATGTTGAGATTAATCTGGCACACGTCTTCGCTTGCTAA
- a CDS encoding hemolysin family protein has translation MFELLTVVAIVLLGSALCSGIETALLSVPLIKVQQLAQSRKLAAIALLAIREKTNRPIATIVVLNNIFNIVGSILVGHLATARLGDAALGVFSGVLTFLIIVFGEILPKTIGERYAEPIALLAALPLRGLTVLMLPLVLVIEWVTVPFTRGKQRFTTNEAEIQLLAKIGRQEGILEEREAEIIQRVFHLNDMIAADLMSPRVTITHIRGDFTLGEAKRFVLASQHSRMIVIGDSLDDVLGVALKSELMAGLVEGQVNRKIATLARPVRFVPETVRVDKLLQEFLSSHEHIAVVLDEYGVVAGVITLEDVLEVLTGEIVDETDRIIDLQEAARRHHQYFLNRLEPGVAR, from the coding sequence ATGTTTGAGCTACTGACAGTAGTTGCGATCGTGTTGCTGGGTTCAGCCCTGTGTTCCGGGATTGAGACCGCCCTGCTCTCGGTGCCCCTGATTAAGGTGCAGCAACTCGCCCAGTCTCGCAAACTCGCGGCAATCGCCCTGCTGGCGATCCGTGAAAAAACTAACCGTCCAATCGCCACGATCGTGGTGCTGAATAATATCTTCAATATTGTGGGTAGCATTCTGGTGGGTCATCTCGCCACTGCCCGCCTAGGGGATGCCGCGTTGGGGGTTTTCTCTGGAGTTTTAACGTTTTTAATCATTGTTTTTGGCGAAATTCTGCCCAAGACGATCGGAGAACGCTATGCCGAACCGATCGCGCTCCTGGCTGCCTTACCCCTGAGGGGGCTAACGGTCCTGATGCTGCCGCTGGTGTTGGTGATCGAATGGGTGACGGTTCCCTTCACGCGGGGGAAACAACGCTTTACAACTAACGAGGCGGAAATTCAATTGCTCGCGAAAATTGGTCGCCAGGAGGGCATCCTCGAAGAAAGGGAAGCTGAAATCATCCAGCGGGTGTTTCACCTGAATGACATGATTGCTGCGGATCTGATGTCTCCCCGCGTCACAATTACCCATATTCGCGGTGACTTCACCTTAGGAGAGGCGAAGCGGTTTGTACTTGCCTCGCAGCACTCGCGCATGATTGTGATTGGTGACTCTCTCGATGATGTGCTGGGGGTTGCCCTCAAGAGTGAACTGATGGCTGGTCTGGTGGAAGGGCAGGTAAATCGCAAAATTGCGACGCTAGCGCGTCCAGTGCGCTTTGTCCCAGAAACAGTGCGGGTGGATAAGCTCCTGCAGGAATTCCTCAGTTCCCATGAGCATATTGCGGTGGTGCTGGATGAGTATGGTGTGGTTGCGGGGGTAATCACCCTAGAAGATGTCCTGGAAGTGTTGACGGGTGAGATCGTGGATGAAACCGATCGCATCATCGATCTCCAGGAGGCGGCCCGCCGTCACCACCAATACTTCCTCAATCGGCTTGAACCTGGTGTTGCCCGCTAA